The proteins below are encoded in one region of Corynebacterium felinum:
- a CDS encoding aldehyde dehydrogenase family protein, whose protein sequence is MQTQLYIDGKYVDSSDGNTTPITSPVTGEVIAQLSVPTEADLNHAIAVARKGQAQWRKVGVWQRAEILHKVGDLIAANREKLSHLLTLEQGKPITESYADVDETAVLFHLHAEDAVRLHGETLPTHDTNKRMWTFYQAVGTWAIVIPWNFPVLMFSEFAAPGLATGNALVVKPPTHTALTLLTMVEILEEAGLPPGLVNILPGEGDFGAKLVAHEGIDAIGFIGSSATAEKIVKTAGLKRCIIEASGNGPVVVLDDADLAKAAQAAVVGAYYNAGQVCCATGRVLVHRNVHKEFVEEVKKAAAEAVLGDPFDEKTTLGPMNNERTASKVDEHLNQARELGFDIVVGGNRSKDFPTDLYYEFTVVDNVDEKSLLSTDETFGPVVPIIVGEDDEDLLRLANQDALGLQGAVFTKDFARAYYFVENMRTGQVIVNDSNGYWDINMPFGGVGGTRTGWGRIGGKHTLLDMSDLRTGVIDLS, encoded by the coding sequence ATGCAAACCCAGCTCTATATTGACGGAAAGTACGTTGATTCCTCCGACGGGAACACAACACCCATCACCAGCCCCGTCACCGGTGAAGTCATCGCCCAACTATCCGTACCCACCGAAGCAGACCTCAACCACGCAATCGCCGTGGCACGCAAAGGACAAGCACAATGGCGCAAGGTGGGGGTATGGCAGCGGGCAGAAATCCTGCACAAAGTTGGTGATCTCATTGCAGCCAACCGCGAAAAACTATCCCATCTGCTCACCTTGGAACAGGGAAAACCCATCACCGAATCCTATGCCGACGTTGATGAAACCGCAGTTTTGTTCCACCTGCACGCCGAAGATGCAGTGCGGTTGCACGGTGAAACCCTACCCACCCATGACACCAATAAGCGCATGTGGACCTTCTACCAAGCAGTAGGAACATGGGCAATCGTCATCCCCTGGAACTTCCCAGTGCTCATGTTCTCCGAGTTCGCAGCCCCTGGTCTTGCCACTGGCAATGCACTGGTTGTTAAACCCCCAACACATACCGCACTGACCTTGCTCACAATGGTTGAGATTTTGGAAGAAGCAGGACTTCCACCCGGTTTGGTCAATATCCTCCCCGGTGAAGGTGACTTCGGGGCGAAGCTGGTCGCCCATGAGGGTATTGATGCGATCGGATTTATTGGTTCCTCCGCAACTGCGGAGAAGATTGTCAAAACAGCCGGTTTGAAGCGGTGTATCATTGAAGCGTCCGGAAATGGGCCGGTGGTGGTTTTGGATGATGCTGATCTTGCCAAAGCCGCTCAAGCAGCCGTGGTTGGCGCATATTACAACGCGGGCCAAGTGTGCTGCGCTACCGGTCGCGTGTTGGTGCATCGGAATGTGCACAAGGAATTTGTGGAGGAAGTGAAGAAAGCCGCCGCAGAAGCCGTGCTTGGTGATCCTTTCGATGAAAAGACCACCCTTGGCCCCATGAATAACGAACGCACCGCAAGCAAGGTGGATGAGCATCTGAATCAAGCGCGTGAGTTGGGCTTCGATATTGTTGTGGGCGGCAACCGCAGCAAAGACTTCCCCACTGACCTCTACTACGAATTCACCGTGGTGGATAACGTGGATGAAAAGAGTTTGCTGAGCACGGATGAAACCTTCGGTCCTGTGGTTCCGATCATTGTGGGCGAAGACGATGAGGATCTTTTGCGCTTGGCTAATCAAGACGCACTTGGCCTGCAGGGCGCGGTGTTTACGAAAGATTTCGCCCGCGCATACTACTTTGTGGAAAACATGCGCACCGGCCAAGTGATTGTCAATGACAGCAATGGTTATTGGGATATCAACATGCCCTTCGGCGGTGTGGGCGGAACCCGCACCGGCTGGGGTCGCATTGGCGGCAAGCACACCCTGCTCGACATGAGTGATCTACGCACAGGTGTGATTGATCTCAGCTGA
- a CDS encoding NAD(P)/FAD-dependent oxidoreductase, which translates to MSKNLVRALLSVLPIEKFRKPTPLTSYSQRLQHDSAMLAAALAEASSTPFWLDSEDRPAARLSLSTDLAADLVVVGGGFCGLWTALIAKQRHPEWEVVLLEKRRIAWAASGRNGGFCEAELTHGEENGRLHFADELNIIRELAAENFAALERTIEQFGIDAEYENTGVMVVATEPHQVPSVTAKPELLIDLDSKHGHGQSPLYLAAMKKLEGYSFVHPAKLAWGLADAASSLGVKIYENTKVTELEESFNSGAKCTLVHTPEGVVTAKKVALATNVFPALVKKLQLFTVPIYDYALVTDPLTQEQLESIDWTKRNGITDSGKEFHYYRKTQDNRILFGGWDAVYHFGRQVKDSQDQSYETFMRLADHFYSTFPALKGVRFSHAWGGAIDMSTQLVAFHWVNKQKTIAYSAGYTGLGVCATRFGAETMLDLLEGLDTPRTRLKMANKLPIPIPPEPLTFPLTFLMRRAVQKSDANGGKDGLLLRIASFFKIGFDS; encoded by the coding sequence ATGTCGAAAAACCTCGTCCGCGCACTGCTCAGTGTCCTCCCGATAGAAAAGTTTCGAAAGCCTACTCCGCTAACGTCTTATTCTCAGCGGTTGCAGCATGATTCGGCGATGTTGGCTGCGGCATTGGCTGAGGCTTCGTCTACTCCTTTTTGGTTGGATAGTGAAGATCGTCCGGCGGCTCGGTTGAGTTTGAGTACTGATTTGGCGGCTGATCTTGTTGTGGTGGGTGGGGGATTTTGTGGATTGTGGACTGCGCTGATTGCCAAGCAGCGGCATCCTGAGTGGGAAGTGGTGTTGTTGGAGAAAAGGCGCATCGCGTGGGCTGCTAGCGGGCGCAACGGTGGGTTTTGCGAGGCTGAACTTACTCATGGTGAGGAAAATGGGCGTCTGCATTTTGCTGATGAATTAAATATCATTCGTGAGTTGGCGGCTGAAAATTTTGCTGCGTTGGAGCGCACAATTGAGCAGTTCGGTATTGATGCGGAATATGAGAATACTGGTGTGATGGTGGTGGCTACGGAGCCGCATCAGGTGCCGAGTGTGACTGCGAAGCCTGAATTGCTAATTGATCTTGATTCGAAGCATGGTCATGGGCAGTCACCGTTGTATTTGGCGGCGATGAAGAAGTTGGAGGGTTATTCTTTTGTGCATCCTGCGAAGCTGGCGTGGGGGCTTGCCGACGCCGCCAGCAGCTTGGGTGTGAAGATTTACGAAAACACAAAGGTGACTGAGCTTGAAGAATCTTTCAATTCTGGGGCGAAATGTACTCTGGTGCATACGCCTGAGGGGGTTGTGACTGCGAAGAAGGTGGCGTTGGCTACTAATGTTTTTCCAGCACTGGTGAAAAAACTGCAGTTGTTTACTGTGCCTATCTATGACTATGCGCTCGTGACGGACCCCTTGACTCAGGAGCAATTGGAGTCTATCGACTGGACGAAGCGTAACGGCATTACTGATTCCGGCAAGGAGTTTCATTATTACCGCAAGACGCAAGACAATCGGATTTTGTTTGGGGGCTGGGATGCGGTGTATCACTTTGGGCGTCAGGTGAAGGATTCGCAGGATCAAAGCTATGAGACGTTTATGCGCCTGGCTGATCACTTTTATTCCACCTTCCCTGCGCTTAAGGGTGTGCGGTTTAGCCATGCGTGGGGTGGCGCGATTGATATGTCGACCCAATTGGTGGCGTTCCATTGGGTGAATAAGCAGAAGACGATTGCCTATAGCGCTGGCTATACCGGTTTGGGCGTGTGCGCAACCAGGTTTGGTGCTGAGACGATGCTTGATCTTTTGGAGGGCTTGGATACGCCACGCACGCGGTTGAAGATGGCTAATAAGCTGCCCATCCCGATCCCTCCTGAGCCTTTGACGTTCCCCCTTACTTTCCTCATGCGCCGCGCCGTACAAAAATCTGACGCCAACGGCGGCAAGGACGGCCTGCTGCTTCGCATCGCAAGCTTTTTCAAGATTGGATTTGATTCCTAA
- a CDS encoding IS3 family transposase has product MFYALVDLTIPKTRCHKLTGLAPSSLHERLHPGYRRKHNPTPHRLRRKDVMLTDQERTLICKQLDATPEVPIQQVYYQQWDHGQVLASLSSYYRMSKTPTCVSRGPKTTAVRVSKTPRTTPPQLVATKPYQTLVWDITTLPLLTRGHNTYLHCVVDLYSRAIVGWGIDDQPNTTVAEEIFTQIIATATKQGHQVEMIHSDNGTSMKSRKMQQFCQTHGIVRSHSRPRISDDNPHVESSFATLKNDPTYPKVFEDKNHARNWIRTWVDYYNTTRAHSALEFFTPHQILTNTWKGTWAIRNSAKQRLYEQNPTRFRHQRPRVRTPEPEVYFNLTNTPEHQGNTTLINELMQ; this is encoded by the coding sequence TTGTTCTACGCTTTGGTTGATTTGACCATACCGAAAACACGATGCCACAAGCTTACTGGGCTTGCGCCTTCTAGCCTGCATGAACGCCTTCATCCAGGCTATCGACGCAAGCACAACCCCACCCCGCATCGGTTGCGGCGTAAAGACGTGATGCTCACAGACCAGGAACGTACACTGATCTGCAAACAACTTGATGCCACACCAGAAGTACCCATCCAACAGGTGTACTACCAGCAGTGGGATCACGGGCAGGTCTTGGCAAGTTTAAGCAGCTACTACCGTATGTCAAAGACACCTACGTGTGTCAGCCGTGGACCTAAAACCACCGCTGTGCGTGTGAGTAAAACACCGCGGACAACCCCGCCACAGCTTGTTGCGACCAAACCGTATCAAACCCTGGTGTGGGATATCACCACACTGCCACTACTTACACGAGGGCACAATACGTATCTGCACTGTGTTGTGGACCTGTATTCACGCGCCATCGTCGGATGGGGTATTGATGACCAGCCCAACACCACTGTCGCCGAAGAAATCTTCACCCAGATCATCGCCACTGCTACCAAACAAGGCCATCAGGTTGAAATGATCCATTCCGATAACGGGACTTCAATGAAATCAAGAAAAATGCAGCAATTCTGCCAAACCCATGGCATTGTTCGATCACATTCACGCCCACGCATCAGTGACGATAACCCCCACGTGGAATCATCCTTTGCCACCTTGAAAAACGATCCCACCTACCCGAAAGTTTTCGAGGATAAAAACCACGCCCGAAACTGGATACGCACCTGGGTAGACTACTACAACACCACACGCGCGCATTCAGCACTCGAGTTTTTCACCCCACACCAAATACTAACCAACACCTGGAAAGGAACCTGGGCAATACGCAACTCCGCCAAACAACGGCTCTACGAACAAAACCCCACACGATTTAGACACCAACGCCCACGCGTACGCACGCCCGAACCTGAGGTCTACTTCAATCTCACCAACACCCCCGAGCACCAAGGAAACACAACCCTCATCAACGAATTAATGCAATAA
- a CDS encoding PTS sugar transporter subunit IIA produces the protein MSTLSTLLAPTRVLLDAQAHTWQEAITLSGRLLEKDNLATAEYTQAMIDTVIDKGPYIVLAPGFAFAHARPSEAVNTTALSVVRLAQPVTFGHPDNDPVTLIFALCATDSSGHLAAMRHIARILRDPARKAALFDADNTDEFMAALNADTTPTAPATEEKPAVAHTTAAADTSDAVASTGTILTVCGNGLGTSLFLKNTLDDLLVRWGWNKHLTVEATDTISAKGKAKEADAILTSEAIAHALGDVGVPVRIIRDFTSMTEIDQAMRSLYVVE, from the coding sequence ATGAGTACACTTTCAACCCTCCTAGCACCCACACGCGTGCTTCTTGATGCCCAGGCACACACCTGGCAGGAGGCCATCACCTTATCCGGCCGGCTTTTAGAAAAAGACAACCTCGCCACCGCCGAGTACACCCAAGCCATGATCGACACTGTGATCGACAAAGGCCCCTACATCGTGCTCGCACCAGGTTTCGCTTTTGCACACGCACGCCCCAGCGAAGCCGTGAACACTACAGCACTGTCTGTGGTTCGCCTCGCCCAGCCCGTCACCTTCGGACACCCTGATAACGATCCCGTCACCCTCATTTTCGCGCTGTGCGCCACCGATAGTTCCGGGCATTTAGCTGCCATGCGTCACATCGCCCGCATCTTGCGCGATCCTGCCCGCAAGGCAGCGCTTTTCGACGCCGACAACACCGATGAGTTCATGGCAGCACTCAACGCCGACACCACCCCAACAGCGCCAGCTACCGAAGAAAAACCAGCGGTAGCGCACACAACCGCAGCAGCTGACACTTCCGACGCCGTGGCGTCGACAGGCACAATCCTCACCGTGTGCGGCAACGGGCTAGGAACCTCCCTGTTTCTGAAAAACACCCTCGACGACCTGCTCGTTCGCTGGGGCTGGAACAAACACCTCACCGTCGAAGCAACCGACACCATTTCCGCAAAAGGCAAAGCTAAAGAAGCCGACGCCATCCTCACCTCCGAAGCAATCGCGCACGCACTCGGTGATGTCGGCGTGCCAGTGCGCATCATCCGCGACTTCACATCCATGACAGAAATCGACCAGGCTATGCGCAGCCTCTACGTCGTCGAATAG
- a CDS encoding PTS ascorbate transporter subunit IIC codes for MDIITAIPGFLVNEILSVPAFLIGIITAIGLAAMKRSTGQVIGGAIKATLGFLLIGAGASLVVASLEPLGAMITGATGAQGVVPTNEAIVGIAQEKYGSQVAWIMIIGFGISLILARFTRLRYVFLTGHHVLFMATMATIIFATAGWRPWLSITLGSIGLAILMVSLPAFAHPFTRKITGNDSIAIGHFGTLGYITAASVGKAVGKNSKSTEDMKLPEGLRFLRDSMVSTALSMALMYIVLAILFMVRAGSQEAFTAFDNGASSVGNYLVQSFTQGLQFGVAVAVILFGVRTVLGELVPAFQGIAAKVVPGAIPALDCPIVFPYAQNAVLIGFIFSFLGGLVGLATLSFWLNPAFGLALILPGLVPHFFTGGAAGVYGNATGGRRGAMLGAFANGLLITFLPSILLGVLGEFGGANTTFGDADFGWFGIAIGQAATLSVVSAVIVVIVIYAIILVAAIAVQKRCVDAVTIATPTNSSEQQQTPTQPISKQYPKILPPAGAPMPPKTVS; via the coding sequence ATGGACATCATCACCGCCATCCCCGGATTCCTCGTCAACGAAATCCTCTCCGTCCCCGCCTTCCTCATCGGCATCATCACCGCCATTGGCCTTGCCGCCATGAAACGCTCCACCGGCCAAGTCATCGGCGGCGCAATCAAAGCCACACTCGGCTTCCTCCTCATCGGCGCCGGCGCCTCACTCGTTGTCGCCTCCCTCGAACCCCTCGGCGCCATGATCACCGGCGCCACCGGCGCCCAAGGCGTGGTGCCCACCAACGAAGCAATCGTCGGCATTGCCCAAGAAAAATACGGCTCCCAAGTCGCCTGGATCATGATCATCGGCTTCGGCATCTCGCTCATCCTGGCGAGGTTCACCCGACTACGCTACGTCTTCCTCACCGGCCACCACGTGCTCTTCATGGCCACAATGGCCACCATCATCTTCGCCACCGCCGGCTGGCGCCCATGGCTCTCGATCACCCTTGGCTCCATCGGACTCGCCATCCTCATGGTCTCACTTCCCGCCTTCGCACACCCCTTCACCCGCAAAATCACCGGCAACGACTCCATCGCCATCGGCCACTTCGGCACCCTTGGCTACATCACCGCCGCCAGCGTGGGCAAAGCAGTCGGCAAAAACAGCAAATCCACCGAAGACATGAAACTGCCTGAGGGACTCCGCTTCCTCCGCGACTCCATGGTCTCCACCGCACTATCCATGGCCTTGATGTATATCGTGCTTGCCATCTTGTTCATGGTGCGCGCCGGGTCGCAGGAGGCGTTCACCGCGTTTGATAACGGTGCTTCTTCGGTCGGTAACTACCTTGTGCAGTCCTTTACTCAGGGCCTCCAATTCGGTGTCGCGGTGGCAGTCATCCTCTTCGGTGTGCGTACCGTGCTTGGTGAGCTGGTGCCTGCGTTCCAGGGTATTGCGGCGAAGGTGGTGCCTGGTGCTATCCCTGCACTGGATTGCCCGATTGTGTTCCCTTATGCGCAAAACGCTGTGCTGATTGGTTTCATTTTCTCCTTCCTCGGCGGCCTTGTGGGGCTTGCCACGTTATCGTTCTGGCTCAACCCCGCCTTTGGTCTTGCTTTGATCCTGCCTGGTCTGGTGCCCCATTTCTTTACCGGTGGTGCTGCTGGCGTGTATGGCAATGCGACTGGTGGTCGCCGCGGTGCGATGCTGGGCGCGTTCGCCAACGGTCTACTGATCACTTTCCTGCCGTCCATTTTGCTGGGTGTGTTGGGTGAGTTCGGTGGTGCGAATACTACGTTCGGCGATGCTGATTTTGGCTGGTTTGGTATTGCGATTGGCCAGGCCGCCACGTTGAGCGTGGTTTCCGCTGTGATCGTAGTCATCGTGATTTATGCGATCATTCTCGTTGCTGCAATTGCGGTGCAGAAGCGCTGTGTCGACGCCGTGACCATCGCCACCCCCACCAACAGCTCTGAACAGCAGCAGACCCCCACCCAACCTATCTCCAAGCAGTATCCGAAGATCCTGCCCCCAGCCGGTGCCCCGATGCCACCGAAAACTGTGAGCTAG
- a CDS encoding ATP-binding cassette domain-containing protein: MALITRTGTEIYADAVALYHAEKPSAVLLNPDPHSHISYLRTTVEEEIAFPLEQRGMARAEMHEAVMGIMSRLGMESLVGKNPQHLSGGHTRLVALACVLVIGAPIVIVCDPFHGLDQPTRTRVQEVFEHYPGTVYLYHSHSPVPHTISTSSHIPGGHGELLVLPEIQGTHKRKRLLRSSEIVFSSPKVRFEPRRGEILWLRGKNGVGKSTLLHTLTTHPKLGFTVNMAMQRPQDQVLESTVREFICAQNQTAPSCGEESIDALTRRYGLDPDQHPLDLAPADLRIAHMLKAFYGQPDIVLLDEPEVGAGARIGELCEIIEHNLSTPHPVSGTVPAVIMTSHQDVVLPKVPVTQLVVE; the protein is encoded by the coding sequence ATGGCGTTAATTACCCGTACTGGTACTGAAATATACGCTGATGCAGTGGCGCTTTATCATGCAGAAAAACCGTCAGCGGTACTGCTCAACCCTGATCCGCACAGCCATATCAGCTACCTGCGCACCACAGTGGAAGAAGAAATTGCCTTCCCCCTTGAACAACGCGGCATGGCGCGCGCGGAAATGCACGAAGCGGTGATGGGGATCATGTCACGGCTGGGTATGGAAAGTCTTGTGGGTAAAAACCCGCAACATCTTTCCGGCGGGCACACCAGACTCGTGGCGCTTGCCTGCGTTCTTGTTATCGGGGCGCCGATTGTTATTGTCTGCGATCCTTTTCATGGGCTCGACCAACCAACTCGTACCCGAGTGCAGGAGGTGTTTGAACACTATCCCGGCACGGTCTATCTTTACCACTCCCATTCGCCTGTCCCGCACACAATCAGTACCTCTTCGCATATTCCTGGCGGGCATGGTGAACTTCTTGTACTACCCGAAATACAGGGCACGCATAAGCGCAAGCGGCTGTTGAGATCATCTGAGATTGTTTTTTCCAGCCCGAAGGTGCGCTTTGAACCGCGCCGTGGTGAGATTCTGTGGCTGCGGGGTAAAAACGGGGTGGGTAAATCCACTCTGCTGCACACTCTTACAACCCACCCAAAGCTTGGCTTCACAGTAAACATGGCGATGCAGCGCCCACAGGATCAGGTGCTGGAATCAACAGTGCGGGAGTTTATCTGCGCGCAGAATCAAACCGCGCCCTCGTGTGGGGAAGAATCGATCGATGCTCTCACCCGCCGTTATGGTCTGGACCCAGATCAGCATCCGCTAGATTTGGCACCTGCTGATTTGCGGATTGCCCACATGCTCAAGGCGTTTTATGGGCAGCCGGATATCGTGTTGTTGGATGAACCGGAGGTGGGGGCGGGTGCCCGTATAGGTGAGCTGTGCGAGATTATTGAGCATAATCTTTCCACCCCACATCCTGTGTCCGGCACAGTGCCGGCTGTGATTATGACCAGCCACCAGGATGTGGTGTTGCCGAAGGTTCCGGTTACGCAGCTTGTTGTTGAGTAA
- a CDS encoding DNA cytosine methyltransferase — MSICGVELFAGGGGLLLGSSLAGVEHLAAVEWNHWACQTMRENAAAQHPLVSGLNVIEADIREVDWDSIIQSREVDLVTGGPPCQPFSLGGLARSSDDSRDMFPPAANVIQKLRPKAFVFENVKGLTRPSFADYLEFIKLRLTYPDIVAREDESWRDHFARLQREHTSTRSESSYNLVTTLVNAADFGVPQHRHRLFIVGFRNDIDANWAFPSQTHSGGSLALAQSTGKYWEEMEVPTSARITIRRKPVDDGLLPWVTVRQALQGLPDPRSAAGKKSSKWLDHDFKDGARSYPGHTGSPLDSPSKALKAGVHGVPGGENMILYPDGSVRYYTVREAARIQTFPDDYALHGAWTEALRQLGNAVPVHLAQIVMSSVVSHLESATSGERNLKNYTQHLKVV; from the coding sequence ATGTCAATTTGTGGAGTTGAGTTATTCGCTGGTGGAGGAGGCCTGTTGCTTGGGTCCTCATTAGCCGGAGTCGAACATTTGGCAGCAGTGGAGTGGAACCACTGGGCATGCCAAACTATGCGCGAAAATGCAGCAGCTCAGCATCCACTTGTAAGTGGACTCAATGTGATTGAAGCCGATATTCGCGAAGTAGATTGGGATTCCATTATCCAATCTCGCGAAGTTGACCTAGTGACCGGAGGACCTCCCTGTCAACCATTCTCGTTAGGGGGACTTGCTAGAAGCTCTGACGATTCACGAGACATGTTTCCGCCTGCAGCTAACGTCATTCAAAAGCTCCGCCCTAAAGCTTTTGTTTTCGAAAATGTTAAAGGTCTTACCCGCCCATCATTCGCCGACTATCTGGAATTTATCAAACTACGTCTTACTTACCCCGACATAGTTGCCCGTGAAGATGAAAGTTGGAGAGACCACTTCGCTCGGCTACAACGAGAACATACTTCTACTCGTTCAGAATCCAGTTACAACCTCGTGACTACACTCGTGAATGCTGCGGACTTTGGCGTACCCCAGCACAGGCATCGCCTATTTATCGTAGGTTTTCGTAATGATATCGATGCTAATTGGGCTTTTCCATCGCAAACCCATAGCGGCGGATCACTCGCTTTAGCTCAATCTACTGGAAAATATTGGGAAGAAATGGAAGTTCCAACTTCAGCACGGATCACTATTAGGCGTAAACCTGTGGATGATGGACTTTTACCGTGGGTTACAGTGAGGCAAGCACTCCAAGGACTACCCGACCCTCGATCGGCTGCAGGGAAAAAGAGTAGCAAATGGCTTGATCATGATTTTAAAGACGGTGCACGTTCCTATCCCGGACACACGGGGTCGCCACTGGACTCCCCTTCAAAGGCATTGAAAGCCGGCGTGCATGGAGTACCTGGAGGTGAAAATATGATCCTGTACCCTGACGGCTCAGTCCGCTATTACACAGTACGCGAAGCCGCCCGAATTCAGACTTTCCCTGATGACTATGCATTGCACGGAGCATGGACTGAAGCACTTCGTCAGCTAGGGAATGCTGTTCCAGTCCATCTAGCTCAAATTGTTATGTCTAGCGTGGTGTCGCACCTTGAGTCAGCAACTTCAGGAGAACGGAACTTGAAAAATTACACTCAGCATCTGAAGGTGGTCTAA
- a CDS encoding MFS transporter, with the protein MLRTKRNSCADPSYAIPASIKTLVFAAFIVALGFGFISPILPQFVTSFGVGMAAAGVVVSIFSGSRLLFAPMAGKLVDTVGSRKTYVWGLLIVAVTTALVAVARDYVHVVLLRGIAGFGSTMFTVSAMGLIVRLSPPAIRGRCSGAYSTGFLLGSICGPLLGSVLAPLGMRWPFVIYGVFLALAAAVVYFRLPHSMGLSPAAAPSRAVMTVREALADRAYRAGMVAAFANGWANFGVRLAIIPLFAFATFEQGAYFSGVILTTYAVGNACALQFSGKWADRVGRKPLIIAGLCMSAIFTALLGLSTSVAAVVVLSVCAGVGSGIFYPPTQAVIADIIGQDRDGGKVLASYQMSADLGAILGPIVVGSIAQVYGFAAAFGVTAVILFAAAFQWLFGRETLAVRTASSSSLKGG; encoded by the coding sequence GTGCTGCGAACGAAACGAAACTCTTGTGCTGACCCTAGTTATGCGATTCCGGCGTCGATTAAGACGCTCGTGTTTGCCGCATTCATTGTCGCCTTGGGCTTTGGCTTTATTTCCCCGATCTTGCCGCAGTTTGTTACCAGTTTTGGGGTGGGGATGGCAGCGGCTGGCGTGGTGGTGTCTATTTTTAGTGGTAGTCGCTTGTTGTTTGCCCCGATGGCGGGGAAGTTGGTGGATACTGTTGGCTCCCGCAAGACCTATGTGTGGGGTTTGCTGATTGTTGCTGTGACCACGGCGCTGGTGGCGGTGGCGCGTGACTATGTCCATGTTGTGCTTTTGCGCGGTATTGCGGGCTTTGGTTCGACTATGTTTACGGTATCGGCGATGGGGCTTATTGTGCGTTTGTCGCCGCCTGCGATTCGGGGGCGGTGTTCGGGCGCATATTCGACTGGTTTTCTGTTGGGTTCGATTTGCGGTCCGTTGCTGGGTTCGGTGTTAGCACCGTTGGGTATGCGGTGGCCGTTTGTGATTTATGGGGTGTTTTTGGCACTTGCGGCGGCGGTTGTGTATTTCCGCCTGCCGCATTCGATGGGGCTTTCGCCCGCGGCTGCGCCTTCGCGTGCGGTGATGACGGTGCGTGAGGCGTTGGCGGATCGGGCGTATCGTGCAGGGATGGTGGCTGCTTTTGCTAATGGGTGGGCGAATTTTGGGGTGCGGTTGGCGATTATTCCGTTGTTTGCGTTCGCTACTTTTGAGCAGGGCGCGTATTTTTCGGGCGTTATTTTGACAACCTATGCGGTGGGTAATGCGTGTGCGTTGCAGTTTTCGGGTAAGTGGGCAGATAGGGTGGGGCGCAAGCCGCTGATTATTGCGGGGTTGTGCATGAGTGCGATTTTTACTGCGCTGCTGGGCTTGTCTACATCGGTTGCAGCGGTGGTGGTGTTGTCGGTGTGTGCGGGTGTGGGTTCGGGTATTTTTTATCCGCCGACGCAGGCGGTGATAGCGGACATTATCGGCCAAGATCGTGATGGCGGCAAGGTGTTGGCGAGTTATCAGATGTCGGCGGATTTGGGTGCGATTCTAGGCCCTATTGTGGTTGGTTCGATCGCGCAGGTTTATGGTTTTGCTGCTGCGTTTGGTGTGACTGCTGTGATTTTGTTCGCGGCTGCTTTCCAGTGGCTGTTTGGTAGGGAGACGCTTGCTGTGCGCACTGCATCTTCGTCCTCACTTAAAGGTGGCTAG
- a CDS encoding Eco29kI family restriction endonuclease has protein sequence MKAFDPLSYENLEKSIAIALDNQKIHRLDKLEQFEGAGVYALYYTGDFEPYRLLAESNRKLLGSWAIYIGKAEAENARKGSADYFNEAAGTKLFKRILDHRKSIAAATNLIVQDFWVRALPVMPTWIPLAEIISVRLHQPLWNKIVDGLGNHDPGSGRYKGQRPRWDTLHPGRKWATRLNDRNETASEISREAEKYLNEVGDPFSRVENEIAHSFE, from the coding sequence TTGAAAGCATTTGATCCACTTTCTTATGAAAATTTGGAGAAGTCAATTGCCATTGCCCTTGACAACCAAAAAATCCATCGACTAGATAAATTGGAACAGTTTGAGGGAGCCGGTGTATATGCTCTCTACTACACAGGAGATTTTGAACCATATCGACTTCTTGCAGAATCCAATCGCAAACTCCTTGGATCGTGGGCAATATACATCGGCAAAGCAGAAGCAGAAAACGCTCGTAAGGGATCAGCTGACTACTTCAATGAAGCAGCAGGAACAAAGCTCTTTAAACGCATTCTAGACCACCGCAAATCCATAGCTGCTGCTACGAATCTTATTGTTCAGGATTTTTGGGTTAGGGCCCTACCTGTCATGCCGACTTGGATACCACTTGCAGAAATTATCTCTGTGCGGCTACATCAACCTCTTTGGAATAAGATAGTTGATGGTTTAGGAAACCATGATCCAGGCAGCGGTCGATATAAGGGACAACGACCCCGCTGGGACACACTCCATCCTGGAAGAAAATGGGCAACCCGATTAAACGATCGAAATGAAACCGCCTCAGAAATCTCTAGAGAAGCAGAGAAATACTTAAATGAGGTGGGAGACCCGTTTTCGAGAGTTGAAAACGAAATAGCCCATTCTTTTGAATAA